From a region of the Rhipicephalus microplus isolate Deutch F79 chromosome X, USDA_Rmic, whole genome shotgun sequence genome:
- the LOC142776678 gene encoding uncharacterized protein LOC142776678 isoform X1 has protein sequence MHCVSENRVSSYLICFRNPIYSTAAPPLWATQKGSGGEALSRHRTPTVHSFKTSRHALPATSGRRSASSSPPEFPELLPRPEQAYHSAYTQPTKGRIYDKKPFRFECKKGHVYHWCSCGFSHNQPFCDGSHKNPHLKITLKPIRFVAEETRWYWFCNCKQTANRPYCDGTHKQPHVQEQPAVIK, from the exons atgcactgcgtcagtgagaatagAGTGTCATCCTACCTCATTTGCTTCCGAAACCCAatctattcgactgcagcgccgccgctgtgGGCAACGCAGAAGGGATCAGGCGGTGAGGCGCTGTcacgccacagaacacctactgtGCACTCTTTCAAG ACAAGCCGCCACGCCCTGCCAGCAACCTCGGGCCGCCGTAGTGCCTCATCGTCACCGCCGGAATTTCCTGAACTGTTGCCTCGCCCAGAGCAGGCATACCATTCTGCCTACACTCAGCCAACCAAAGGTCGCATCTACGACAAGAAGCCATTTAGGTTTGAGTGCAAGAAGGGGCATGTCTACCATTGGTGCAGCTGCGGATTCAGTCATAACCAG CCTTTCTGCGATGGCAGCCACAAAAATCCGCATTTGaagattacgctcaagccaattCGCTTTGTGGCCGAGGAGACACGCTGGTACTGGTTCTGCAATTGCAAGCAGACGGCAAACAGGCCATACTGTGATGGCACCCACAAGCAGCCACACGTTCAAGAACAGCCGGCTGTCATCAAATAA
- the LOC142776678 gene encoding uncharacterized protein LOC142776678 isoform X2 has translation MKFVQLCISGWSCAVTSLARTSRHALPATSGRRSASSSPPEFPELLPRPEQAYHSAYTQPTKGRIYDKKPFRFECKKGHVYHWCSCGFSHNQPFCDGSHKNPHLKITLKPIRFVAEETRWYWFCNCKQTANRPYCDGTHKQPHVQEQPAVIK, from the exons ATGAAATTTGTCCAATTGTGCATTAGTGGCTGGAGCTGCGCCGTTACATCACTGGCGCGG ACAAGCCGCCACGCCCTGCCAGCAACCTCGGGCCGCCGTAGTGCCTCATCGTCACCGCCGGAATTTCCTGAACTGTTGCCTCGCCCAGAGCAGGCATACCATTCTGCCTACACTCAGCCAACCAAAGGTCGCATCTACGACAAGAAGCCATTTAGGTTTGAGTGCAAGAAGGGGCATGTCTACCATTGGTGCAGCTGCGGATTCAGTCATAACCAG CCTTTCTGCGATGGCAGCCACAAAAATCCGCATTTGaagattacgctcaagccaattCGCTTTGTGGCCGAGGAGACACGCTGGTACTGGTTCTGCAATTGCAAGCAGACGGCAAACAGGCCATACTGTGATGGCACCCACAAGCAGCCACACGTTCAAGAACAGCCGGCTGTCATCAAATAA